A genomic region of Gemmata massiliana contains the following coding sequences:
- a CDS encoding tyrosine-type recombinase/integrase encodes MERGSEEYKKVADDLHAGRTPRVKTDGLTIAHLCNSFLTAKLRKKEAGELTSRLFWEYQEVTGLSVGTFGGTRLVEDLADDFADLRARTAEKWGPVRLGNAITRTKSVFKYGYETGLMERSTRFGPEFKKPDKSVLRRHRAGRPSQMFEPGELRAMIDGKAVVGRGDEVFVRADPNLRAMILLGVNCGFGNMDCAGLTLSALDPERAWIDFLRPKTGIARRCPLWPETVAALREALSGRPEPANEQDTQRVLLTVRGSAFVIHTDTGFRKDVIGIQFGKLLKALGIHRSGVGFYALRHTFETIGGSAKDQVAVDLIMGHTDPSMAAVYREPVDDAHLLAVADHVRNWLRTDRASA; translated from the coding sequence TTGGAAAGAGGCTCGGAGGAGTACAAGAAGGTCGCAGATGACCTGCACGCCGGGCGCACGCCCAGGGTGAAAACCGACGGGCTCACGATTGCGCACCTGTGCAACAGCTTTCTGACGGCGAAGCTCCGCAAGAAGGAAGCCGGTGAACTCACCTCGCGATTGTTCTGGGAATACCAAGAGGTGACCGGGCTGTCCGTCGGTACGTTCGGTGGAACCCGATTGGTGGAAGACCTCGCCGACGACTTCGCGGACCTCCGTGCTCGGACGGCTGAGAAGTGGGGCCCTGTCCGGTTGGGCAACGCGATCACACGGACGAAGTCCGTATTCAAGTACGGGTACGAGACCGGGCTCATGGAACGCTCAACGCGGTTCGGGCCGGAGTTCAAGAAGCCGGACAAGTCGGTCCTGCGCCGGCACCGAGCCGGGCGCCCGTCTCAGATGTTCGAGCCGGGCGAGCTGCGCGCGATGATCGACGGTAAGGCGGTAGTGGGGCGGGGTGATGAAGTGTTCGTTCGGGCCGATCCAAACTTGCGTGCGATGATTCTGCTCGGCGTGAACTGCGGGTTCGGCAACATGGATTGCGCGGGCCTGACACTCTCGGCCCTGGACCCGGAGCGGGCGTGGATCGACTTCCTGCGCCCGAAGACCGGGATCGCGCGCCGGTGCCCGTTGTGGCCCGAAACCGTTGCGGCACTTCGCGAGGCGCTCTCCGGTCGTCCGGAACCGGCCAACGAACAAGATACCCAGCGCGTGCTCTTAACCGTTCGCGGGAGCGCGTTTGTCATTCACACCGACACCGGGTTCCGCAAGGACGTGATCGGCATCCAGTTCGGGAAGCTTCTCAAGGCGCTCGGCATCCATCGCTCGGGTGTCGGTTTCTACGCTCTCCGTCACACGTTCGAGACGATTGGCGGAAGCGCGAAGGACCAGGTCGCGGTGGACCTCATCATGGGTCACACGGACCCGTCAATGGCCGCGGTGTACCGCGAGCCCGTCGACGATGCCCACCTCCTCGCCGTCGCCGATCACGTGAGGAACTGGCTCCGGACCGACCGTGCGTCCGCGTGA
- a CDS encoding winged helix-turn-helix domain-containing protein encodes MGGPVKNPGRPGLKAKPTPGRPGFLTGAPECQVLGCLDRPPTAYGFDTDLWTARRVPERIHTRFGVRFHPSDLREWLSARNDSPQKPARPARQRDQSGIDRWVARDRERIQKRPGPSAHLVLIDETGLFLNPLVRRRWVRAGAPQRSAGTVGGATRCRCSGP; translated from the coding sequence GTGGGTGGCCCGGTCAAGAACCCCGGGCGACCGGGCCTGAAGGCCAAGCCCACGCCCGGTCGCCCGGGGTTCCTGACCGGGGCCCCGGAGTGCCAGGTACTCGGGTGCCTCGATCGGCCCCCGACCGCGTACGGGTTCGATACGGACCTGTGGACCGCGCGCCGAGTGCCCGAGCGGATCCACACGCGGTTCGGGGTCCGGTTCCACCCGAGTGACCTGCGCGAGTGGCTCTCGGCGCGCAACGACTCCCCGCAGAAGCCCGCGCGCCCGGCCCGGCAACGGGACCAATCGGGGATCGACCGGTGGGTGGCCCGGGACCGGGAGCGGATTCAAAAAAGGCCCGGGCCGAGTGCCCACCTGGTCCTGATCGATGAGACCGGGTTGTTCCTCAACCCGCTGGTGCGCCGCCGTTGGGTCCGCGCGGGCGCCCCCCAACGATCCGCGGGGACGGTGGGCGGCGCCACAAGGTGTCGGTGCTCGGGGCCGTGA
- a CDS encoding helix-turn-helix domain-containing protein, translated as MLTVSDLAKKYGVGEATVLTWITRDELRATNVPRSARSKRPRWRISQAVLEAFEAARTPTPVEPVARRTKPQRGVIKFYK; from the coding sequence ATGCTGACCGTCTCCGATCTCGCAAAGAAGTACGGCGTCGGTGAGGCGACCGTTCTCACCTGGATCACCCGCGACGAGTTGCGAGCCACAAACGTACCGCGCTCGGCCCGCTCGAAGCGCCCGCGGTGGCGCATTTCCCAAGCCGTACTCGAAGCGTTCGAGGCCGCACGCACGCCGACACCGGTTGAACCGGTGGCCCGACGCACAAAGCCGCAACGCGGGGTGATCAAGTTTTACAAGTGA
- a CDS encoding helix-turn-helix domain-containing protein, with product MRSKGTLAELEARRMLAVRRVAAGWSQKDVVAFRGVHRVTAATWVARSRTPGDRA from the coding sequence ATGAGGAGCAAAGGAACGTTAGCCGAGTTGGAGGCGCGTCGCATGCTGGCGGTGCGGCGTGTCGCCGCGGGGTGGTCACAGAAGGACGTGGTCGCGTTCCGGGGTGTGCATCGGGTCACCGCGGCCACGTGGGTGGCCCGGTCAAGAACCCCGGGCGACCGGGCCTGA
- a CDS encoding IS4 family transposase, which produces MSAPIPNLARAIRTVLTADADRAAARVGFVRRRRKISGAAFIQTLVFGWIEDPRAPVDALAARCPVPGVTPQAFHKRFTPAATEFVREVLLRAVGQLVAAQPIAVPLLQRFAGVYVEDSTVVALTDTLRDTFPGCGGNTPSAGLAAIKAHVRWELTTGRITGMAFQPGRQPDGRFNATDDPLPAGALRLADLGYFDFGVLTRLSAAGVFWISRLPPNAVAAVGDERPSEVWRLLRQWSGDLLDLRVTAGNETRIGCRLLAFRCPPGVAARRREQSAERQRKKGRVVSERLRVLCEWTVFATNLPADRFTPEQVWVLYRLRWQVELLLKLWRSHGGFGQSHGRLGHRGLCEVYAKLLAMVVRHWLLLTGGGPLARVNPVRAAREARRFALAVADALPCARRLRRVLRSLRDTLALLRPRHRRRKRPSALELLFEPQTPS; this is translated from the coding sequence ATGTCGGCCCCGATTCCCAACCTCGCCCGCGCCATCCGAACCGTCCTGACCGCGGACGCCGATCGCGCGGCCGCGCGCGTCGGGTTCGTTCGCCGGCGCCGCAAGATCTCGGGCGCGGCGTTCATTCAGACCCTCGTGTTCGGTTGGATCGAGGACCCACGCGCCCCCGTTGATGCCCTTGCCGCTCGATGCCCGGTGCCGGGCGTGACCCCGCAGGCCTTCCACAAGCGGTTCACGCCGGCCGCAACCGAGTTCGTCCGGGAGGTGCTCCTCCGCGCCGTTGGCCAACTGGTGGCGGCTCAGCCTATCGCCGTCCCGCTCCTGCAACGGTTTGCGGGGGTGTACGTCGAGGACAGCACCGTCGTCGCACTCACGGACACCCTTCGGGACACATTCCCCGGGTGCGGCGGAAATACCCCGAGCGCCGGGTTGGCTGCGATCAAGGCCCACGTCCGCTGGGAGTTGACGACCGGACGGATCACCGGAATGGCGTTCCAACCGGGCCGGCAACCCGACGGCCGGTTCAATGCCACCGACGACCCGTTGCCCGCCGGCGCGCTGCGGTTGGCCGACCTCGGGTACTTCGACTTCGGTGTACTGACGCGCCTGAGCGCGGCCGGGGTGTTCTGGATCAGCCGCCTCCCGCCCAATGCCGTGGCGGCCGTGGGCGACGAGCGCCCGTCCGAGGTGTGGCGCCTGCTCCGGCAATGGTCGGGGGATCTGCTCGACCTGCGTGTCACGGCCGGGAACGAGACCCGGATCGGGTGCCGGTTGCTGGCCTTCCGGTGCCCGCCCGGGGTCGCGGCCCGGCGCCGGGAGCAGTCGGCCGAAAGGCAGAGGAAGAAGGGGCGGGTGGTGAGCGAGCGGTTGCGGGTGCTGTGCGAGTGGACCGTATTCGCCACCAACCTGCCGGCCGACCGGTTCACGCCGGAACAGGTGTGGGTGCTGTACCGCCTGCGGTGGCAGGTGGAGTTGCTGTTGAAGCTGTGGCGATCCCACGGCGGGTTCGGCCAGTCCCACGGGCGGCTCGGGCACCGGGGACTGTGCGAAGTGTACGCCAAGCTGCTGGCGATGGTGGTTCGGCACTGGTTGCTGCTGACGGGCGGTGGCCCATTGGCTCGGGTGAATCCGGTGCGCGCGGCCCGCGAGGCACGCCGGTTCGCGCTCGCCGTTGCCGATGCGCTACCGTGCGCCCGGCGCCTCCGCCGGGTGCTCCGATCACTTCGCGACACGTTGGCGCTCCTCCGCCCTCGGCATCGACGGAGGAAACGGCCCTCGGCCCTCGAACTACTCTTCGAGCCCCAGACACCCAGCTAA
- a CDS encoding transposase gives MSVLGAVTVSPRARRLGSYFANRIDGYFGADKVVAFLRNLLRSVPGNVLVVWDGGPAHEGPVIRARLRRNTRLHSDRLPPDAPALNPVELGWSGLKYAQRSDFVSGTRPSGRPDPRPAHPIEV, from the coding sequence GTGTCGGTGCTCGGGGCCGTGACCGTGTCGCCCCGGGCCCGGCGCCTCGGGTCGTACTTCGCCAACCGCATCGACGGGTACTTCGGGGCCGATAAGGTGGTCGCGTTCCTCCGGAACCTACTGCGGTCGGTCCCGGGGAACGTGCTCGTGGTGTGGGACGGTGGCCCCGCTCACGAGGGCCCGGTGATCCGCGCGCGCTTGCGCCGCAACACGCGGTTGCACTCGGACCGGCTCCCGCCCGACGCACCCGCGTTGAACCCGGTCGAACTCGGGTGGAGCGGGTTGAAGTACGCCCAGCGGTCCGACTTCGTTTCCGGGACACGGCCATCTGGACGACCGGATCCTCGACCGGCTCATCCGATTGAAGTGTAA